Part of the Methanobacterium spitsbergense genome, AGATGCAATCCCTTTTATAACCTTTCTGTATCGTTGAGGGCCGATTTTATTCTTGAACATACCCCAATTATCAAGCTCAATAAGTTGCCTGTGTTTTAGAACGTCTTTAAGCAGTTTTTTATTCACCTCATCTAGTTCAGAATTTTCATTTAAATGAAGAATTGCATATTTAACACGCTTAGTGAAAACATTAGGATATCCAAAAGGAATCACAAAATGTTCATAGGATACCTTTTCAAAGTCTAAACTATACTCATTTTCCGGTACATCAGCACCAACAAGGTATTTGACAATCTGTGACCTTACATCAGTGTTAACACTCATCACATCATTGTCTAAAACCCTGATATGATATCCCCTTCCAGAGTATACAACATGTATATTTTGAAGACCTAAATCCCCTTTCAGTGTATCTATTATACCTAAAACTATTTCACGAGCTTCGTTTAAACAGATTTCACATACACCTTCACATTCACAGGTTCTTACAGGTATATCCTTTGCATCCACATCAAAAACAAGCTCAGCTTTTGTCCATCTATCCCTTCTTCTAGGTTTATCATAGAATGCAACAGAACAATATGCAGCAAAAGGAGTTCTGACCTTTAAAAAACGTTTGAGTAAATCAGGAGTTCTGAAAACTTTATACCTATCGTTAGGGCCCCTTCCAACATGATCAAAACCGAACTCTCTTTCCTGTATTGATTGGATTATGTATTCAGGAACCTGTTTAATATTCCATTCTTCCCTATAATATCTTTTCCTCTCTTCGGGACTTGCTGGAGTTAAATATTCGATTTTTACCATCTCTTATTTCCTTTTTTATATTTTTAAATTAAAGTTTGAAGAATTAAATCCGTTAATATTGTTCAACATGATAAAATGGTCATTTTAATCCTTAATATCCTCTTCAACAGCTGATTCAGCTTTTGATTCTTTTTTAACAACCCAAATTTTCCTGTTATAATAGGAAAGGGGGTTTCCAATTTTTTTACAGGTTTCATCGGGTTTGCATAAACTTGGTAGATGTATTTTAACCTTCTCACAACTCATGGGTGTGTACCATGTTGTTTCACCTTCATTTTTAAGTTCAGGGTTTTGGTGCATACCAAATCCAAGTTTTGCATTTAAATTGACCTTATCTTGAGGCTGGTCTTCAAACAATGGTGGACTACATCTTTCTGCAGCTCCAAATATTAAAGGGAGTATTTCGTTTTGAATAATGGAAAGTGTTGGATCTACATCAGAAATCTGTTTTGTTATGTTTTCACTGAAAACAGCAGGATATAAACGTGCATATGATATAAATGGTGTTAAAAACATAATTATGGCATCGTTCCGCCCTCCAGATTTCATACCTTCCATAACCTTTTTAACACAAGGAGGGAATGCTTTAGGGTTCAAAGCAGATGCCTTTACACTTCCACCATAACCGCCACTGCCTTGTCCGAATGTCTGTACAGATGCTAACAGTACCTCAGAAATTTTATCGGCTAATTCCAGAAGTATGGGGTTGGGTTCTATTTCTCTATTGGATCTTTCACCCACCTGCCGAATATAATTCTCTGTATTCTGCATCACCATCTTGATCATTACCAGTTCCTTGATCCTGTCTCCTATGAGTGCTTCATACATTTTTTCTGGTTTTCTGCCCTGAATTTTATGGCTAAATCTTTCAAGAAAATCATCCTTGTCAAGAATTATTTCCCCACTATCAAGAATGAGTTCGTGCAACTTAAGTTTCTTTGAACTGATAAGATCTTCAAAAAAAGTCCATTTAATATGTGCAGAACTTAAAAGACTGTTTAGTATGTTAGTTACAAGTACATTCCTTTCTATTTTTGAAAGTTTACCCAGACGATTTTCAATGAGTTTTCCCTGTGATTCAACCAGAACTCTACTTTCCCGAGAATTTGGACCATATTTTACTCCTATAGCCTGACATAATAGGAAAAATGCAATTACATCAAATTTATTGATATCTGGATTGAATAGAAAATCGTACTGTTTGTGATCAAAATTTCTATCATTCTTTTTCTTGGCATACCATTCAATTCGTTTTAGTGCAAGATCAAAGTAACTTCGTGGAATAAATGAATCATCAGATATTTCCTGTGATCTGCTTTCGGTAACAATACTCATTAAATCATCATTTTCAGATAATACACCATCAAACTCTCCAAGCTCGCGAACTATCATTTTTCCTTCATCAGAGAGCGGATTTATAAATGCTACAGAAACCATGATAATCATATGCACTTTAAATATAAAATAGGTTATGAGAGCAGTGGATAAATAATAAATTCAAATTCATATTTAAACTGCCACTTTCATTGGAAATACAATAAAATATTTGTAATATTTGTAATTCCAAAAAAGGCTGTCTTTTTACTCCATCATGTAAAATAATGCTAATGTCCGTGCATAGAACATATAAAAATATGGAATCAAGGTTAGAGATAGTATAGTTGATATTAATATGAAATTCAGGAAACTACCTATGAATGCTATTATATTTGATACAAACATGAAGATCAAAAATATAATTCCAGTTACAATATACCATTTAATTAAATTAATCCATCCAATGTCTGAGATTTCTTCAATTATCTCCTTTATTCTGAATGCTGATCTTAATTCACCTTCATAGTATGCCATATGTGCAATTGCAACTAAAAAGATTGGAATAATCAAAAGCAAAATACATATAAAAATTATGGAATATTCCTGGAATAAATTTAATGTTATTACTATAATATTTTCTATCCCAGGCAAGGTTTCTGAAACCAGATACACTGCAGGATTAATTCCAGTACTTTCTAAACTCGTGTATGCCATTCCAAGGATAGATAAATCAAATCCGGTAAATAATAGTAGTATAAGAAGTATTATAATTAAAATTGGGACAACTAAATATACAATGGAAACTAAAAATACTTTCATTCCATCAATTAACATGTTAGTCCATGCATTGAATTCAGGCGGTTTATTTTCTTCATTTAAAGAAGTTTTTATGATTTTAAACATATACCCATTTACAAAAAGTCCAGTTATGAATCCAACACAAATTAATGGAAATAGCACATAATTGCTTGTATAACCTAGTGAAATTGCATTTCCGATTATGCTACTTACCCATACTATTATTCCTAATATTAAAATATTCTTCCAGTCTGTGAAAGGATATCGTAATGAATCTTTTATTATTCCTGATATATCCATAATTTGCCTCTTTTTTCATTAAATATTTTATAATTTAATATATGGGATTATTTAATATAAATTAGTGTTTTGATTTTATAGGGACATCACATTCTATAATTTTTTGTCAAATTAATTATTTAATCAAAGTTAAGACATATAATAACCCAATTCATAGACTAAGATGTCAATATTAAAAAGTGATAAAATTTATTATATTCAATAAGAAGGGGATCAATACATGAATCAATTTGAACTATTTATTATTCTAGATAAAGCTAAAACTGTACCCCTAGAGAAAGCGGAAATACAAGAATTAAGTCAAACATCTGAAATACAGGAAATAATGAATCAACTAGGTTTAGTACCAGGACCTGTTGATATTGTGAGACTGTAAAATCAATAATTGAAGATCTTAAGAAACATTATGAATAGGGGAGTAATGTTGAAAGGATAATAAATTCAATATAATTATTGGAAATTAACTTGAATAAAATAATAACCTAAAGTTAAAAAAAATAACTATTAGTCAATATTCTAAACAGAGATGGAGAAAATAGAATGGCCATTTATTATGGAACTAGTATAGTAATTATAATTGAAAATTTAGAAGGCGACGATGTAAAGGTTCAACATGAAAATGTAATCGAAGAAGTCCCTATTATTGAACTGGAAGCTG contains:
- the priS gene encoding DNA primase catalytic subunit PriS, with protein sequence MVKIEYLTPASPEERKRYYREEWNIKQVPEYIIQSIQEREFGFDHVGRGPNDRYKVFRTPDLLKRFLKVRTPFAAYCSVAFYDKPRRRDRWTKAELVFDVDAKDIPVRTCECEGVCEICLNEAREIVLGIIDTLKGDLGLQNIHVVYSGRGYHIRVLDNDVMSVNTDVRSQIVKYLVGADVPENEYSLDFEKVSYEHFVIPFGYPNVFTKRVKYAILHLNENSELDEVNKKLLKDVLKHRQLIELDNWGMFKNKIGPQRYRKVIKGIASMNMSLVDAKVSIDLKRILRLPSSLHSMVSMKCTEVKNIETFDPFDDAVPKFVYER
- a CDS encoding DUF4013 domain-containing protein translates to MDISGIIKDSLRYPFTDWKNILILGIIVWVSSIIGNAISLGYTSNYVLFPLICVGFITGLFVNGYMFKIIKTSLNEENKPPEFNAWTNMLIDGMKVFLVSIVYLVVPILIIILLILLLFTGFDLSILGMAYTSLESTGINPAVYLVSETLPGIENIIVITLNLFQEYSIIFICILLLIIPIFLVAIAHMAYYEGELRSAFRIKEIIEEISDIGWINLIKWYIVTGIIFLIFMFVSNIIAFIGSFLNFILISTILSLTLIPYFYMFYARTLALFYMME
- a CDS encoding DNA primase encodes the protein MIVRELGEFDGVLSENDDLMSIVTESRSQEISDDSFIPRSYFDLALKRIEWYAKKKNDRNFDHKQYDFLFNPDINKFDVIAFFLLCQAIGVKYGPNSRESRVLVESQGKLIENRLGKLSKIERNVLVTNILNSLLSSAHIKWTFFEDLISSKKLKLHELILDSGEIILDKDDFLERFSHKIQGRKPEKMYEALIGDRIKELVMIKMVMQNTENYIRQVGERSNREIEPNPILLELADKISEVLLASVQTFGQGSGGYGGSVKASALNPKAFPPCVKKVMEGMKSGGRNDAIIMFLTPFISYARLYPAVFSENITKQISDVDPTLSIIQNEILPLIFGAAERCSPPLFEDQPQDKVNLNAKLGFGMHQNPELKNEGETTWYTPMSCEKVKIHLPSLCKPDETCKKIGNPLSYYNRKIWVVKKESKAESAVEEDIKD